One genomic window of Cydia fagiglandana chromosome 20, ilCydFagi1.1, whole genome shotgun sequence includes the following:
- the LOC134674678 gene encoding apolipophorin-3-like gives MSNEGDVTRGAADNAKYLTSAVTAGARAQGSRSRRGNLPSPCPATAPRAAPRPVYKPPPAGRSSFLLCCSFSTLFSCHTPSYKMAAKFVVLIAFLAVANAGMVRRDAPANPWEEIQKNAEAVGKTIQEQWNKLVNSKNTAEVNKAIKDNSDEVLKQLSQLSTSLQNAINDANGKAKEALETSKKNIEKAVEDLRKSHPEVEQQANKLRDQLQAAVQTGVKETEKLAKEIAANADEANKKLAPQVKKAYEDFVKQAEEVQKKIHEAATKQ, from the exons ATGTCAAATGAAGGTGATGTTACTCGCGGGGCAGCTGACAACGCGAAGTACTTAACTTCCGCGGTCACGGCCGGGGCGCGGGCGCAGGGCTCCCGCTCCCGCCGAGGAAACTTACCCTCTCCCTGCCCCGCgaccgcgccccgcgccgcgccgcgccctgTATATAAGCCGCCACCCGCCGGTCGCTCATCATTCCTGCTCTGTTGCAGCTTCAGCACACTGTTCAGCTGTCACACTCCGTCCTACAAAATGGCCGCTAAATTCGTCGTCCTTATCGCCTTCTTGGCTGTG GCGAACGCGGGCATGGTGCGCCGCGACGCGCCCGCCAACCCCTGGGAGGAGATCCAGAAGAACGCGGAGGCGGTGGGCAAGACCATCCAGGAGCAGTGGAACAAGCTGGTGAACAGCAAGAACACGGCCGAGGTCAACAAGGCCATCAAGGACAACTCCGACGAGGTGCTCAAGCAGCTCTCGCAGCTCTCCACCTCCTTACAGAATGct ATCAACGACGCCAACGGCAAAGCTAAGGAAGCCCTGGAGACATCGAAGAAGAACATCGAGAAGGCCGTGGAGGACCTCCGCAAGTCTCACCCCGAGGTGGAGCAGCAGGCCAACAAGCTGCGCGACCAGCTGCAGGCCGCCGTGCAGACCGGCGTCAAGGAGACCGAGAAGCTCGCCAAGGAGATCGCCGCCAACGCCGACGAGGCCAACAAGAAGCTCGCGCCGCAGGTCAAGAAGGCCTACGAGGACTTCGTCAAGCAGGCCGAGGAGGTGCAGAAGAAGATCCACGAGGCCGCCACCAAGCAGTGA
- the LOC134674318 gene encoding beta-1,3-galactosyltransferase 1-like, with the protein MTSAGERSPSSASACLNMRWWRARLAPLAALLALSALLLLLLPLQDPPPPPPAPPLASVTAPLQVQAHDPSSPVNEARPTLPPEWTSDKDDEVLPAGAVRTHDRYVPGHARAHAELCPARGAGTRLVVLVPSAPAYFRQREAVRLTWGHAARRADITLAFMLGAPPPALRAAIDAEDKLYGDVIEGHYVDSYGNLTLKTLSMLEWFVTYCPLAARLLKADDDMFINVEGVLRFAEAPARSRAARTVWGKVWRDGRPARNASSKFFVPAEEFPGATYPPYANGPAYLVSGDAVGALLRAALGARWLRMEDALVTGVAAARARVLRTDAPAFLRRRKDVAHACALRAALAVHQVSYADQFDLWRKLHDPHVKCPP; encoded by the exons ATGACCTCTGCAG GCGAACGTTCACCATCATCCGCCTCCGCGTGCCTCAACATGCGGTGGTGGCGCGCGCGGCTCGCGCCCCTCGCGGCGCTGCTCGCGCTGTCcgcgctgctgctgctgctgctgccgcTGCAGgacccgcccccgcccccgccggcCCCGCCGCTCGCGTCCGTCACGGCGCCGCTTCAAGTCCAAGCGCACGACCCGTCGAGCCCCGTGAACGAAGCGCGACCGACACTGCCCCCTGAGTGGACAAGTGACAAGGACGACGAAGTGCTCCCCGCGGGCGCGGTGCGCACGCACGACCGCTACGTGCCGGGACACGCGCGCGCGCACGCCGAGCTATGcccggcgcgcggcgcgggcacGCGGCTCGTCGTGCTCGTGCCGTCCGCGCCAGCGTACTTCCGTCAGCGCGAGGCCGTGCGCCTCACGTGGGGGCATGCGGCACGACGCGCCGACATCACGCTAGCTTTCATGctgggcgcgccgccgcccgcccttCGCGCCGCCATCGACGCCGAGGACAAGCTCTACGGCGACGTCATCGAGGGCCACTATGTGGACAGCTACGGGAATCTCACTCTCAAAACCCTGTCGATGCTGGAGTGGTTCGTCACGTATTGCCCGCTGGCGGCGCGGCTGCTGAAGGCCGACGACGACATGTTCATCAACGTGGAGGGAGTGTTGAGGTTCGCGGAGGCGCCGGCGCGCAGCCGCGCCGCGCGCACCGTGTGGGGCAAGGTGTGGCGCGACGGGCGGCCAGCGCGCAACGCCAGCTCCAAGTTCTTCGTGCCCGCGGAGGAGTTCCCGGGGGCGACGTACCCGCCGTACGCCAACGGACCGGCGTACCTGGTGTCGGGCGACGCGGTGGGCGCGCTGCTGCGCGCGGCGCTGGGCGCGCGCTGGCTGCGCATGGAGGACGCGCTGGTGACGGgcgtggcggcggcgcgcgcgcgggtgCTGCGCACCGACGCGCCTGCGTTCCTGCGGCGGCGCAAGGACGTGGCGCACGCGTGCGCGCTGCGCGCGGCGCTGGCCGTGCACCAGGTGTCCTACGCCGACCAGTTCGACCTCTGGCGCAAGCTGCACGACCCTCACGTCAAGTGCCCCCCTTAG